The following is a genomic window from Legionellales bacterium.
ATGGAAGAAACGGAAAAAATTCAATTTATCGGCAGAGTCATTTGGATAACACCACGTGGCGCGCAAGGTGGTCGAGCTGCGGGAGTTGGGGTGCAAATTGTGGAGGATAAAACGGGTAAATTAATGAAAAAAATTGAAACAATTTTAGCAGGTTCCGAAAAAGCCGAGCGCGCAACCCATACGCTTTGAATTTAGGATAAGCTCAAGTAGATTATGCTCTTAAATCAATACTTTGATATATTATCGGGGATCAGCTTTGGGTAGAGTCGCTTCACCGAGAATTCCTGATATAAAATATCTCGACTATAATTTAACAGGAGTTTCTCACTGGTGCGAAACTCCCACTTATCCCGATGGGGATTTTTAAGGGGAGAAATGGGATTCTCCCC
Proteins encoded in this region:
- a CDS encoding PilZ domain-containing protein, with product MSTPNSEKEATLALNIKDKAALYAAFMPFIKGGALFIATSQEFKLSDEISVVIQFMEETEKIQFIGRVIWITPRGAQGGRAAGVGVQIVEDKTGKLMKKIETILAGSEKAERATHTL